From Verrucomicrobiia bacterium, the proteins below share one genomic window:
- a CDS encoding tRNA threonylcarbamoyladenosine dehydratase, with the protein MTDPFQVRFAGVGRLVGREGLARLSRAHVAVVGLGGVGSWAVEALARSGIGRLTLIDLDEVCLSNVNRQLPALDGTLGRFKAEILAERVISIHPGCRVSPQVTFFTAANADRLLDQDLDAVVDAIDAVSNKALLIAGAVQRHLPIVACGAAGGRLDPTRIQVADLNQVTHDRLLAELRRRLRRHHRLAAPGRRAGIPCVYSPEPPVVPEEPVECAAPGDSSMAEEGLRRLGCEWGYGSASFVTGAFGFAAAAWIIRHLSRKEPPDTAPPSHPAFRE; encoded by the coding sequence ATGACCGACCCGTTCCAGGTCCGGTTTGCCGGCGTTGGGCGTCTGGTGGGTCGTGAAGGATTGGCCCGGCTGTCCCGGGCGCACGTGGCCGTTGTGGGACTGGGCGGCGTCGGGTCCTGGGCGGTCGAGGCTCTGGCCCGATCGGGGATCGGTCGCCTTACCCTGATCGACCTCGACGAAGTCTGCCTGAGCAACGTCAACCGCCAACTTCCTGCCCTGGATGGTACGCTTGGCCGATTCAAGGCCGAGATTCTGGCCGAACGCGTCATCTCGATTCATCCCGGCTGCCGCGTCAGCCCGCAGGTGACCTTCTTCACCGCCGCCAACGCCGATCGGTTGCTTGACCAGGACCTGGACGCCGTGGTGGATGCGATCGATGCGGTTTCGAACAAGGCGCTCCTGATCGCGGGGGCGGTCCAACGGCACCTTCCGATTGTCGCGTGCGGGGCTGCGGGTGGCCGGCTTGATCCGACCCGCATCCAGGTGGCGGACCTCAACCAGGTGACCCATGACCGCTTGCTGGCCGAGCTGCGACGCCGACTGAGACGGCACCATCGGCTGGCCGCGCCTGGACGCCGGGCGGGAATCCCGTGCGTTTATTCGCCCGAACCGCCTGTCGTTCCCGAGGAGCCTGTCGAATGCGCTGCCCCGGGCGACTCATCCATGGCGGAAGAGGGGCTGCGCCGACTGGGTTGCGAATGGGGTTACGGCTCGGCGTCCTTCGTGACCGGGGCATTTGGCTTTGCGGCTGCCGCGTGGATCATCCGGCACCTTTCCCGGAAGGAACCTCCGGATACCGCGCCGCCCTCCCATCCGGCGTTCAGGGAATGA